A region of the Methylobacterium nodulans ORS 2060 genome:
CTGCTCAAGGCCCACGTGAACGGTGGACCGGCCAAGATCGAAGACGACGAGTGAGCTGGGAGCGACGCACACTGACCGCCGGTTGTCCTCGGCCGGGCGTGAGGCCGCGCCGGGGGGCCTGTCGCAAACTTTTTTCAGCGACCAACCACGCGCCTGAGCGTTGAAATTTCCACACCTTGTCGTCGCATTTCGGGAGCTCAAGCAGGCGAAATACAAGCCTAAGTGAGAGCTGACGGCGCTCTCTCATAGCCTGCGGGCGAGCCGAAAAAAGTTTGCGACAGGCCCTTCCAGCCGCCAGTCAGACGCCGTTCACTGCGGTTTGCGGGCGACGAAAAGGGCGCCGCAGCCAAAGATCCTGACATCGATTTCCGAGAAACGCCGTTGAAGGGCCTCTCTCAGGCTCTCTGCATCGTCTGCTTGGTTCGAGAACACGCCCTTTCGATTGTAGAATGCCATGAGTCGCTCCGCCGCTCGCGTTCTCCGCACGCCTCTCGACAAAAGCGTGGCCCCAAACACCACCCCTTCCGGGCGCAGTAGAGGCAGAATGTGATCGAAGGCGACCGCCTTCTCCGCCATTGCACCCGGAAGGCAATGCAGCAGGTAGGTCATCGCGATCGACCCGAACGGCCGTGCTGGAATCGCAATCGGCCGCAGCACATCCGCCTGGTACTGCTCGGGTCGATAGCGCGCGACGCGCTGGGATGCCGCCCGGAGTGAGTGCGGGTTGAGATCTAACAGCCCTAGTCTCGGCCGCGAACTCGGGAACCGGCAACGATCAAGGTACCACCCCGTGCCCACCCCAATGTCAAGGTGCTCGTCCGTTACGCAGTGATCGTAAAGACGCAGGATCTCGCGAGTAGGACACCGCCACACCAAGGTGTTCGAGATACCGAGCACGACGAGATCGTACAGTGCCAGGGTCGTCCGGGTGTAGATGGCTTGGCCGGGATGGCTCCGGTCGGCGGTCGAGAGTGCTTCGGGCATGTGCTCACACCTATCATCGCGGCCGCGCGAGGCGAACCTTGGTCGGTCTAGAGCGCTCCCGGCCGAAGCGGATGCCGGTTCGGCGCAAGGGAGCGCGTCACATCGAGAGCTGGAGAGCCGTGGCAGTCTCAACGGAAACGGGCACGGCTCTAGCCGTTCTTATGCACGACAGTCGGAAGCCCGCTGGGAGCGGGTCCTCCGGGTCGAGGTTAGAACGCATGGGGACTCCTCCCCTCAGGCCTTGGCCCACCGGGCGAGGCCGGCATCGGCAATGATCTTGGCGATGGCGGCCTTTTGTTCGTCTGCCAGCGGCAGCAGCGGCAGGCGCGGGCCGCCGGCGTCGCGCCCAAGCTGGCTCATGGTCTCCTTGATGGCCGCGTAATAGGACCCGGACTGGAAGCAGCGATACAAGGCGCAGACATCGCGACCGAGGTCCTCCAGGGCCTTGTCCCCGCTGAGCGCCTTGTCCCAGTAGGCGCGGATCAAGGGGCCGGCGATCTGGTGCGCCATGGCGATGACCCCATGGGCGCCCACGGCCCGGGCGCGCACGATCATGTCCTCGTAGCCGACGAAAACGCGGAGGTTGTCACCCACGCGCTGCACGAGCTCGCTCACCTGGGTGATGTCGCCGGAGCTGTCCTTGATGGCAACCACGGTCGGCAGCGCGGAGAGCTGCTCCACCAGCGCCGGGGTGAGGTTGATGCCCGCCCGGCGCGGGCTGTTGTAGAGCATCAGCGGCAGCGGGGTGTTGCGCGAGATGTGCGCGAAGAAGGCCACGACCTCACGCGGGCTCGGCATGGCGTAGATCGGCGGCAGGATCAGGCCGCCCGCGCAGCCCGCCGCGACCGCGGACTGGCACGCTTCCAGGACATCCTCCACCCGGAGGTCGGCGACACCGGCCAGCACGGGCACGCGGCGCGCCGCGTGGTCAACGGCCAGCTTGAACAGGCGCGCGCGTTCGGCCTTGGTGAGGGCATAGAACTCGCCGGTGCTGCCGGCGGCCACCACGCCCTGCGCGCCATTGGCGATCGCGTCGTCGATGAGCGCCTTGTACCGGGTCTCGTTGATGGAGCCATCGGCTCCGAAGGGGGTGACGAGAACGGCGAAGATGCCACTCCAGTCAGAATAGGCCATGGGTTACCGTCCTTGTATGCCAGATGTGGTCGAGGGTGCGCCCGCCGCGGCCGCGAGGGGACCGAGACGGCGGGCCAGTTCCGTGAAGCGGCCGACGAAGGCCGCGAGCCGCGGGTTGGCGCCCGACAGGGGGGGTGCCGCTTTGGAGTTGCGGTGCCTTCACGGAAAATTAGAGTTGCGCTGTCCGGAGTGCTGCCTCGATATCGGAACACACGAGCGGCCGCTTTGGAGCCAGCTGCTCATTGTTCTGGTCGATTAACCGGCGGATCTCTTCTCCGTTCATGTTCACGTAGTTGGACTTCCCGGCTAGGGCTGCCGCCATCACCGGATTTCCCATCAGGTCCACGATCATGCGCGACTCCATCCGCAGAAGCGCATTCTGAAGATCGGCTTTGTCTTGATCGGTGAGATTGGAGGTTGCGATCACGACGAACGACGATGGTTCGCGTGCGTGCCCAAACTCTTCCGGGCGCATGACCTCGACTTTTTTGTCAGTCTCGCGGCGGAGACGTTTGCGAGCGCGCTTCGGATTCTGCGTCACGATTGTCGTGGAACTGAAATGCTCTCCCACACCACTCCTGATCAGGTCGACATTCAGGTCACTTGCCCCAGTCAGGTAAAGGTGGTCGGGAGTCTCGCCATTCTGATATCGATCAGCCATGATGATGTTTGCCGCGCACGGCCAGGCCAACATCAATCCCCTGCCGTGCGATCCGGGCGATCGGAAGGTTTGGGTCGAGACGTTTGTAAGCGCCCTCGAGCTGCTGGATGATGTTCCTCTCGCCGAGGATCGGGGAGCGAATGCCGGATGCAATCTCGGCGAAACGTTGCCTAATGGCGGCCGCACCTTCAATGCATGTGAAGGGAAGGCCGGCAAATGCCTCGCTCGGGATGTTTCTGAGTGCGTTCTCCTCGCCATAGAACTCAATCCGCGAGCATGTCTGGAGCGTGAGAACTCCTCTTGCCGCGAGGTAGTCTGCCCTTGGCTTGATCTTCTCAGAGTGCTGCTCAAGCACTGAAGACGCCACCGTGTCGTGATCAAGGTAACAGCCTTGATACCTGCTCTGGCCCAGACCAGTCATGGTCAACCCCGCTTGGCTGATGGCGGCATCGCTCCCGATGTCACCGCCGTCGGCGACCTCCGCCGCTGCCGGAGCTCTGCGCAAGCGAGGTGCCAAATGCTTCTGGAGTAGTTTTGCTATTGAGATCAGTACGTTAGTGGAACCGCCGGTGATTGGCGGAAACTTCACTCAGCTGTCGGGAATCTGACAATGTCCGACAGCGGCGGGGCAGGAGGGAGATGATCTCGGCTTTCGCGTGAGGTCATTGGCGTGCGGCTGCGGCAACGGCCGAGGGGAGGGGCGGGATCCGGATCTGACGCGGAACATCCCTCACCCGCACGGACTTGCGCCTTCACACGTCGCTGTGTGCGCATCGCCTCGCTCCGCGTGCGGGCAGAGGGCTCAGCCGAGCTTGTCGTCGCGATGGGGTATGGCGAGGGCCGCGCCCGCACGGCCGAGGCGAAACCTCACCAGCAAGGGCCGCGCCAGCTGCGACGCAGCGCGCCGTGTCGGGTGAAGCCCCCGGCAGGTCGCTCGGCCTGCACGGCCTCGATCACGACCTTCACGTCGGCCGGAGCGGCCCCTCAAGGCGCGGAGGTCACGAGGATGTCCGCGCCCGCCGCGTAGAGGCCGCGGAACGCGCCGGTGTTCACGGGGCGTTAGCCATACCGACCGAGCTTGCCGCCTCCGTCTTGGAGCCGGCCCATGATCCTGAATGCCCTCGCCCTCAAGCTGAAGAGACAGGCCCGCGGCGCCTTCAAGGGCCGGCACGTCGAGGCCACCCTGATCGTGCAGGCGGTCTCCTGGTCCCTGCGCGACGCCCTCAGCGACCGCGATCTCGAGGAGATGCTCCTGGAGAGGGGCCTGACCGTCGACCACTCCACCCTCAACCGCTGGGTCCTCGCCTACGCGCCGGCGATCGAGCGCCGTCTACGCCGGTTCCGCAAGCCGCCCTGCGGCTCCGGGCGCGTGGATGAAACTAGATCCGGGTCCGGGGTCAGTGGCGCTCCCTGGACCGGGCCATCGACATGCCCGGCGAGGCGGTCGACGTCCTGCTCACCGCCCATCGCGACCTGGATGCGGCCAAGCGCTTCTTTCGCAAGATGCTCGCGGCCGAGCCGCTGCTCGCGCCCGACCGCATCGGCACGGACGGAGCTGGTCCCGACCCGCCGGCCATCGCCGAGAGCCGCAAGGAGGGCCTGCTGCCGCGCACGCCGACCCACCACGTCACCAAGCACCTGCAGCAGGGGATCGAGAGCGACCACTTCCGGGTGAAGCGGGCGATGGCACGGGTGGGCGGGTTCCGGTCGTTCAACACGGCGCGGCGCACAATCCAGGGCTTCGAGGCCATGCTGTGGCTGCGCAAGGGCTTCGGGTTCTTGGGCGCATGGACGGTGCGGGAGCAGAACCAGCTGCTCGCCCACTGCTTCGGGCTTCCCGTCGCGAACAAAGCGTGAAAGCGGGGTAGCCGAGCCCCTTCTGCGGCCCGAGCCCGAGTTTGCGACAAGCCCGGATAATCGGGAGGATGGACCATGAATGACATCAGAGTGAACAGGCTGCTCAACGAGGAGCAGGCGCACGAGGCGAAGGACCTCGTGCGCGGCCTGAAGGACCGGCACATCCAATTGATCGCCATCGGCGGCGCGATCGGCGTCGGGCTGTTCCTCGGCGCCGGCAGGGCGATCAGCCAGGCCGGCCCGGGCCTGGTACTGTCCTACGCCCTCGGCGGGCTCGTGACCTTCTTCATCATGCGCGCGCTCGGCGAGCTGCTGATGCACCGGCCGGTGGCAGGGTCCTTCGCTACTTTCGCGGAGGAGTATGTCAGCCCCTGGGCCGGCTTCGCGACCGGCTGGTCGTACTGGTTCATGTGGGTGGTCAGCGGCATGGCCGAGATCACCGCCGTGGGCGTCTACGTGCACTACTGGTTCCCCGACGTGCCGCAATGGATTCCGGCGCTCATCACGCTCTGCGTCCTGTACGGCCTTAACCTGATCGCCGTGGGTCTGTTCGGTGAGCTCGAATTCTGGTTCGCGCTCGTCAAGGTCGTGGCGATCGTCGCCCTGCTGCTGATCGGCCCGGCGGTGATCATCTTCGGCCTCGGCGAGCTCGGGACCACAGCGAGCTTCACGAATCTCTGGAGCCACGGCGGGTTCTTCCCCACAGGCGTGCTCGGGGTGGTCCTCACGCTGCAGATCGTCATGTTCGCCTACCAGGGCGTCGAGCTGCTCGGCGTCACCGCGGGCGAGGCGCAGAATCCCGAGCGGACGCTGCCCAGGGCGACGAACAGCGTCGTCTACCGGATCCTCGTCTTCTACATTGGCGCCCTGCTCATCATCATGTCCCTGGTACCCTGGAACCAGCTGAGCCCCAATGAGAGTCCGTTCATCTTGGTGTTCGACAAGATCGGCATCCCGGGGGCCGCGGGGATCATCAACTTCGTCGTGATCACGGCCGCGGCGTCGTCGTGCAACAGCGGCATTTTCAGCACCGGGCGGATGCTCTACACCCTGGCCCAGTTCGGGCAGGCGCCGCGCGCCTTCGGCACGGTCAACGCCCGCCACGTGCCGGCCGCGGGCATCACCGCCTCGGCCGCGGTCATGCTCCTCGGCGTGGTGCTGAACTACTTCGTGCCGGAGCAGGTGTTCGTCTATGTGACCAGCGTGGCGCTGGTGGGCGCGCTGTGGACCTGGGCCCTCATCGTCATCGCCCACCTTGGCTACCGCAAGGCGGTCGCGGCCGGCGAGGCGGCGCCGGTCTCCTACCGCATGCCCGGATCGCCGTACACGAACTGGTTCGTCGTGGCGTTCCTCGCCCTGGTCTCGGTGTTCCTGGGCCTCGATGAAGGCACCCGCGTGGCCCTCTACGTCGCCCCGGTGTGGTTCGCGCTCCTTGGCGTCGGCTACCAGCTCACGAAAATGCTCACGAAAATGCGTGGGCGTGTCGCAAACTCGGCGCCGTGACGCAGAAGGGGCTCGGCTACCCCGCTTTCACGCTTTGTTCGCGACGGGAAGCCCGAAGCAGGAGGCGAGGAGCTGTTCTGCTCGCGCATGGTCCGTGCACCCGGGAGCACAAGGGCGGTCGTCAGCCACAGGGTGGGATCTCCCGTCCCTCCTCGTCATAGGCGCGGGCTGCGGCGGCTCATAAATGAGCGACGCCGTAGAAGATGATGCGCCGCCCCCCCGCCGCGCCTACAACGAGGAGGGGCGAATCTCGGGTCCAGCAGCCGCCATCGCTGTCACGACCGGCACCTCGGCGGGGTGCGTGGTGTAGCGGGGCGTGCGCCTCTCGAACTTGGTCGCCCAGGTCCGCTTCCTCTCGAGCCCCGCCCGCGCCGGCACCACGGTGCCGCGCCCGAAGCGCCGGTTGCAGGCATCCATCGCCGCCATCAGGGCGCCGCCGCGCTCCCGCTCGAGCGCGCCGAAGAGGGCCCGCGGGCTCTCCACCAGCGGCACGAGGTCGGTCGTGATCACGCCGGCCTTGCTGTAGCGCCAGGGCGCGCCTCTCGGCTCGCGCCAAGTCCGGTCGACACCATGGAGCGCCGCTCGGACGAGGACGAGGCTGTCGTTGGTGGCCTCGGACAGATGCACCACCGTCGAGACCGAGCGCATCGGGTCGCCCCGGTCGTGCTCGCTCGTGTGGTAAAAGCTCGCCTCCTTTCGGAACGCGATCTTGTGGCGGCCGACGCGCCGACCCCGGACAGAAGCCAAGAGCTCCGTGAAGGCGAGACCAGACCATGCGATGACCGAACTCCGAGCGCGCCTGTGGCGCGAACGGGGAACGCGAACTTTCGACCCAACCCAGGCATTTGTAAGCGTGCTGCGGGTTCCCAAAAGCGGACGTCGCCTCGCGCATTATGACTTTGAGCAGGACGCGCCGACGCAAGTGTAAGCGCCAGCTTATGGCGCGCTGCTGATCGACGAAATCATTCGAACCAGTTCCGCTTCCGCCTCGCTCTTAGCTAGGTCGCGACGAAGCACCGCTTCGGAAAGCGCGTCAGCCGCGCCGAGCATGGCCCAAAGCTTAGCTGGAGCGATGGATTTTCCATTCAGGAATGGTTCGAGTTCGGTGCGGCAGCGCGCGATGAAGCGTCCCTGGTATCCGCGGCGGAAGGCTTCCAGTTCCGGGGATCCAGCAAGAGCGGCCGCTACCCCCGGAATGTCGGTGCCTTCCGTGAGCACGCACTCGACGTAGGTCTCCGCGATGACCTTCGCACGATCTGCCAACGTCGCAGGGGATGCTACCAAGGCTGCTTGGAGAACGGCCATTCGCCTTGCATCGTAGTCCTCATAAAGCGCCTTCAGCAGGCCATTACGCGTCTCAAAGTGATCATAGACGACGGGTCGCGAGACGCCTGCCCGCTCTGCTAAGCGCCCAAGCGTCAGAGCGTCAGCTCCCTCGTCCCTGACGATCTGTCGGGCAATCTCCACAAGTTGCCGCAGGCGATCCTCACGCGAGAGACGCTGACGGGCCTTCGGTGAGCCAGGTTCTGCCATGCTTGACAACTTACCTACAGAATGTAACCTACAATTAGTATATAGGGCAGAGCTGCGCTCGAAAACCCATTCAAAGTGAGCCTCATGCATACGCTTATCGTTACCGCCCATCCCGATAAATCGTCCTACACCCATGCGGTTGTCTCCAGGCTCGTGGCTGGTCTGGAGACGCGCGACAACGATACGTACGAGGTGGTGGATCTTATCGCGGAGGGCTTCGATCCGCGCTTCACCGCCGCCGACAACGATTTCTACGATGGTCGAGCCGAACCCGGAGCCGACGTCCTGGCGGAGCAACAGCGTCTCGATAGGGCCGACGTCTTGGTGCTGGTGTTCCCCATCTATTGGTGGTCCATGCCCGCCGTTATGAAGGGCTGGATCGATCGCGTCTTCACGACCGGTTGGGCGTTCATCGATGATCCTGACAAAGGAACAACCCGTCTGCTCGGACGACTGAAGGGGCAAGTCATCGCAGTCGGCGGCTCTCACCGAGGCACGTACGACCGGCGAGGCTATCTCGATGCCATCAAGAAGCAGATCCTCGAGGGCATCTTCGGGTTTTGCGGTATGGGGGTGATCGGATTGGACCTCCTCCTTCCGATGGATTCAGAGAGCGAAAACGAGGGCCTGCAAAACGCATTCGAAATCGGTCGGCGCCTATCGGGCGAGCAGTTGTAACCGTCCGCTTTTGCCATGAGGCGCCTCGGAAGCGGACAGTCCTCTTTCCAGCCAAAATGCTCATTGGCAGACGCCGAGAGGGTTAGCGCTTGACGGCGAAGGCCCGATTACAGAAGCCGTCGTTGTTGCTCAGCACGATCACCGGCACGCCCGTGAGGCGCGGATCAAACACCCTTTCGCAGCTGCAGTAGAAGCTGTTGCCGTCGATCAGGGCAATGGCGCGGCTCATCGCACGGTGCTCGGCCGGACGTGGTGCCAGCGGATCGAAAGCAGCAGCACCCCCAGATCTGGCACTCTTCCAAGTCCTCCAGGCCGAAGGCTGGCATCTCAGGGTTGTCGAAGGTGAGTGCGCGGCGGATGCCCTGCGTGACGAGGCGCTTGAGGCTCATCTCGCCGTGCACAACCGCAACGACGACGGCACCCGGGCTGGGGTGAAGGGAGCGGTCCACGACGGCGAGGTCCTGGTCATGGATGGCGGCGCCCTTCATGCACCAGCCGCGGACGCGCCAGATGAAGGTCGCAGCGGGATTGGGCGCGAGCCAGCGGGGGAGCTCGAGGGCGCCCTCAATGAAGTCCTCGGCAGGCGAAGGGAAGCCCGCGCAAAGGGTGGTGCGCATGAAGGGAATGCGCACCAGCCCACTCCAGTCCGCTGCCTGCTCGCCGACCCGGTAGAGACTCACGCCGCCCTCCGCACTAGAACAGAAAGAGAACAAACAGGCGCACAGTTCCCGGTCAAGGCGGTCGGGGCGTCGCTGTGGAGAGCGGGGAGAACCCGCGACGGAGAGTGGCATGGGTATGCGTACGACGTTCGTGGTTCAGACGTTCGAGATCCACCGCAAGAAGCTGCGGCCCGGCACGCGCGATGTCGCTCCCACCGAAAGCGGGGCGCTGAAGCGGGCGGAGGCGATCGCGAAGCGGATGCCCGGGACGGCGGCGCTCAAGATCGTGGCCGACGATGAGACGGGCGAGCTGGAGAGTGTCGCGATCGTCGGTCAGTTCGGCGAGGTGCCAGACGACTTCGCGGAGATGGTAGCGGGCGGCTGATGTCTCGCCGCAACCCCCGTCGCGCATATGACGAGAACGGCCGGGAGATCCAGCCGCCCGCAATGAGCGAAGCCGCCCGGCGCATGACAGTGCGGACGGCGATCCTGCTGGCGGTGCCATTGGCGCCAGAGATCCCCCCACGGAGCCTCTGGACTGCCGCGCCGCTCGGAGCGTAGGCAGTTCTTCGCACTTGCGAGAGCACGAGAGTAATGGCCGCGAAAGCTTGGTCGGTTCGTGGGTCCAGCCGCCCGCTTGAGAGCCGCTGGATCAGCATCCGGGCCGACGATTGCGTCACGGCGACGGGTGCAGGCATCTCACCCTTCTACGTGATCGAGTCACCCGACTTCGTGCACGTGCTCGCACTGGAGCAGGAGGGGCGGGTCGTCCTCGTGCGCCAGTACCGCCACGGCTACGGAGGTATGAGCCTCGAACTGCCGGGAGGGCTGATCGATCCGGGCGAGAAGAACATTGTGGCGGTGGCTGCGCGGGAGCTGTTGGAGGAGACCGGGTATGGCGGCGGGCACCTGTCTCACTTGGCGACCTTGAGCATCGACCCGTCGCGCTATGCCAACCGTCAGCACCTTGTATGCGCCCGCGGCGTCGTTCTCGGGCAGGCTAATCCTGAACCGACTGAAGACATCGACGTGGTCGTTGTCTCACGCGAGGAGGCGCAGGATCTTGCAGTGTCTGGGGCGATCATCAATGCGGCACATATCGGCCTTCTGATGATGGGCCTGTCTATGACCGGGTAGCTACTGAGCGACCGGTTCGTCCTGAATCTTGCGGCAATTGAGGAGCGTCTGCACGGGCGCCGCAAGCCCCGTCGCGCCTACGACGAGCACGGCCGGGAAATCCCGCCGCCAACCATCAAAAGTCCGCCGTGGCGGCGCCTGGCAGGGCTGAAGGTGTCTGAGTGCATGGCCCAGCAGGGCAGCCCATCGGCTGCCCGGGCGGCACGATACTTTCGCGTGGTGTAGGCTGTAATGACGAAGGCCGCCGCGCCGGTGTGCTGTGCGAGACATGCCGTGGCCGGATGAGGGGGTAGGCCACGGCGGACGCTCAGAAGCTGCTCGCGATCTCCCTGATGCGTTGGGCAAGCTGGTAGGGCGCCATCGTGCGGAGCTCGCGGCCATGAATGAGCGCCCCTTTCTGACGCCCTTCGATCCACAGGCCGTCAGGGACCACGCAGACGCGAGCCGGCTTGCCTTGAGCATTAAGCTCCGCCACGGCGCGTCCGCCGGCTGCAAGGGCTTCGAGCATCTCCGAGGTGGAGATCAGACGATCACTGCTGGCGAGCATTGTGGCTCTCTTACTGGCCGCCTCTTGTTGCATTGCAGCATGACAGCGACATGGCAAAGCTTGAAGCTGGATCACGATCGGGTGATCCGCCCGCCCGAGCCCTGAAACGACGAAGCCCGCCGCGGCGGTAAGCCGGGCGGGCTCTGGACGGTTTGCTACATCGGCAGGGCCGAGGCTACTGGCATTCCGGTGATACGGATGAGCGGGTGAGGCTTGGCAGCACTCGCACGCCGCCTCGCCCGCGGGTAGCGTCCCGCCATGCCCGACTCACCCACCCTCGACGCCCCCTCCCCTACCATCCTCGAATGGAGCCGCGGGCTCGCCAGCCTGTCGGGCGGCCAGCCGCCGTGCCCTGGCTTTAGGCCTGACGAATGGGTCGAGACGCTCGCGAACTGCCGGCGCTTCGTGGACGACTTTGGGCCCGAGGCCGACCGGCTCGGCTGGGACACCATCACCCTGTTCGGGGTCTATGATCAGTAACCAATTCGGACTGTAGTGGCCCCACGGGTTGAGGTGGAAGACCGGCCCGCAGGCCCAATCCACCTTCTGGACGGTGTCGCTCTCCACAGCCGCGCTCAGCAGGGGTGAGAACGGCGCTGCCTGTGCAGCACCCGCCAAAGTGGGGCCGCCGAGCATCGCGGCAGCCATTGCAAGTACTCTCAAGCCCATCACGACCTCCATCAACGTTCGTCGATGGCCCTGCCAGCCGACACTATCGCGAGCGTGCGCCCGCGCGCCTGAAGCGTTGCTGATCCCCAGCGCCAGCGCACTCACCGTCCAGCCCTGCGCCAGCCGCGTGACGATGAGCTATCGACTACGGGGGGGGTGCGCGCATTCTGGTGGGCGTCCATTCGAGGCTCCGCGAGCAGGGCTGCAGGTGGGCCAACCACAGCCTCGCTCGGTCGTGTCCCAGGGCGTGGTGTAGCTGGTGGGGTGGTCCACCACGGTGACTGGCAGGGCCGGCTCAGGCCGCCAGGTTGGACAGGCTGACGAGGGGATCATCACCGATCGGGGTGATGCTTTCCAGGGTTATGTAGCGGCAGCGCTGCACCGCGGGGCTGTTGAAGAACCCGGCATGTGACGGCACCGAGCAGTGGTTCAGCGGCCGACGATGGCAATCAGCGCGAGGGCCGGCCGAACGGACCGGGCGGGCTCTTCTCCCGTGCGGACGAGGTCCAGCAGCCCCAAGAAGTGGAGCAGGACACGCCAAAGCGAAGCCGCGAGGCGCTTCAGGTTCACCGCGGCTGCGGTCAGGAACGCTTGGATGCGCATGTTCGCCAGCCCGCGACGCACGGCACGCGCGAGCCCGTGCCACGTCTTAGCCTCGCCGTGGAAGCCTTCCGACCGCCAACGGTGGCGCTGGTAGAGGCGCTGGTCCTCGGCCGACCAGCGTTCGCGCCGCCGTCGTGCCCGCAACAGGGCCGGATAGTCCGCGCTGATCATCACCGCGCGGGCACTGCGCCCGCGGGGAAGACAGAGCTTCGCCAGCGAACAGGATCGGCAGTCACGGCTGCGCGCCACGAAGAAACGGCCATGCTTCTGGACCTTGCCAGGCGTGAGGATTTTGCCGCGCGGGCACGTCACGATGTTGTGGCGTGCGTCGTAGCGGAAGCGGCGCAGCGGCACGGCCGAGCGGATCGGCTCGGCCTTGGTTGGGATGAGTGGGTCGATGCCGCGCCGCTCCAGCCCGCCGTAGACCTTGGCGTAGGCGTAGCCCGCGTCCGCCGTCGCGGTGACGATGGCCTGTCCCGTCGTCGCGGCGGTCGCATCCAGGCGCGCTAGGATGACCTGCCCCTCGTTCAGCTCACCGGTGGTGACCTCAACGTCGAGCACCACGCCGCGCACGTCATCGACGACCGCATGCTGCTTGTAGGCAGGTTCCAGGCGGCGATTGCGCGCGTTCGTGGCCATCGTCGCATCGGGATCAGTCGGGCAGACCTTCTTATAGCGGCCGGTCTGCTTCGCGTTGCGCTCGGCGAGTGCAGCCGCGTCGCTGTTGCTCTCGGCCACGGCTTCCACGTGCTCGGCAACGAGGCTCTCCCAGCTCACGTCGGCGCGGATCAGTGAGGCGTCGACATGCACGACCTCGCCCTTGGCGATCCCAGCTGACACGCAGGCCTGCACCGTGCGCTGGAAGATGCGCTGGAAGCGCTCGGCCCCCCAGCGGCTGCGGATGCGCGTCAGAGTCGAGTGGTCCGGCAGCGCCTCGTGCAGGCCGTAGCCTGCGAACCAGCGGATGGCGAGGTTGACCTGCGCCTCCCGCAACAGGCGCCGGTCGTGCACGATCCCGAGCAGGAAGCCAGCCAACATCAGCCGCAAGGCGGCCTCCGGGTCGATGCCGGGCCGACCGTTGTCCGCGCAATAGAGGTCGGCGACCTCAGCCCGCAGCCATGCGAGATCGAGGACGCGGTCGACGCGCACCAGGATGTGGTCGTCGGGGAGGAGTTGGCGCAGCGAGCCCGTAATGAAGAGCTCGCCCTGATCGCGTTCCTTGTGGCCGAGCATGCGCAGCTCTCCGGCAGCCTCGGCGAAGTGAATCAGGCCGCAGGATCACTCGCCATCGCAGCCGAGACTTTATCAACAGCCCCACCGCCCACTCATCGTTCTGCTCCAGCAGGATCGCCCCTACCAAGCGCCGGATCGCCGCCTCGTTGGGGAAGATGCCGACCACCTCCGTGCGCCGCTTGATCTCGCCGTTGAGCCGCTCCAGCGGGTTCGTGCTGTGCAGCTTGGCCCGGTGCGCGGTCGGGAAGCTCATGTAGGCCAGCACGTCCGCTTCCGCCTCGTCCATCAGGGCAGAGAGCTTGGGCAGCTTGGGCCGCAGTTGATCGGCGACGCGCCGCCACTGCTGGCGAGCCGCCTCCGCATCCTCCTGCGCGAAGGCGGTGGCGATGAAGGCCGAGACCACCCGCCGCCCCGAGCGCCCGGCATGCGCCAGAGCATTGCGCATGAAGTGCACCCGGGGGCTGTTGATAAAGTCTCGGCTGCGATGGCGAGTGATCCTGCGGCCTGATTCACTTCGCCGAGGCTGCCGGAGAGCTGCGCATGCTCGGCCACA
Encoded here:
- a CDS encoding IS1182-like element ISMno17 family transposase; this encodes MLGHKERDQGELFITGSLRQLLPDDHILVRVDRVLDLAWLRAEVADLYCADNGRPGIDPEAALRLMLAGFLLGIVHDRRLLREAQVNLAIRWFAGYGLHEALPDHSTLTRIRSRWGAERFQRIFQRTVQACVSAGIAKGEVVHVDASLIRADVSWESLVAEHVEAVAESNSDAAALAERNAKQTGRYKKVCPTDPDATMATNARNRRLEPAYKQHAVVDDVRGVVLDVEVTTGELNEGQVILARLDATAATTGQAIVTATADAGYAYAKVYGGLERRGIDPLIPTKAEPIRSAVPLRRFRYDARHNIVTCPRGKILTPGKVQKHGRFFVARSRDCRSCSLAKLCLPRGRSARAVMISADYPALLRARRRRERWSAEDQRLYQRHRWRSEGFHGEAKTWHGLARAVRRGLANMRIQAFLTAAAVNLKRLAASLWRVLLHFLGLLDLVRTGEEPARSVRPALALIAIVGR